A region of Maribacter algicola DNA encodes the following proteins:
- a CDS encoding OsmC family protein, which produces MKHVTAKIDRSNYKTIFSDGTHQVIGDEPAPFGTDQGTDPYSLLLMALGGCVAMTIRMYADRKNWDLEGVEVKLSQERLHHNDCEDCKSTEGYVHLIEKEVKLTGKLDDKQRARLMEIADKCPVNKTLLNEIKIKTSAV; this is translated from the coding sequence ATGAAACACGTAACTGCAAAAATCGACCGGTCTAATTATAAAACCATCTTTTCTGATGGAACGCATCAAGTAATTGGAGATGAACCAGCTCCTTTTGGCACAGATCAAGGCACCGACCCTTACAGTTTATTGCTAATGGCTTTAGGTGGTTGTGTAGCTATGACAATCCGTATGTATGCGGACAGGAAAAATTGGGACTTGGAAGGTGTTGAAGTAAAGTTATCGCAAGAACGGTTACACCATAATGATTGTGAAGATTGTAAATCAACTGAAGGTTACGTCCATCTAATTGAGAAGGAAGTTAAATTAACAGGCAAACTTGATGACAAACAGCGAGCAAGGCTTATGGAAATTGCAGATAAATGCCCAGTAAATAAGACCCTGCTCAACGAAATCAAAATCAAAACCTCTGCTGTGTAA
- the gap gene encoding type I glyceraldehyde-3-phosphate dehydrogenase, translated as MKKIAINGMGRIGRASLKIILDNPALDLVAVNDIASIENIAYLLKYDSVHGIFEKDVNVENDSLLVNGKKIPFYSQRNPEDLPWKELDVDVVIESTGFFTKEEDAQKHVDAGAKVVVISGPTASGGVPTVIHGVNTKDGKNTIFSCASCTTNNISPVIEILGRRIGIAKAIMTTVHANTSSNSTVDAPSKKTRMGRSGMNNLIPTSTGAATATTKSLPEYAGKFDGMAIRVPVAIGSVSDITLVTTRKTSKEELNQIFTEEASTARYKNVIRVTNDPIVSSDIVKDPHAAVIDLEMTKVVDGDLVKVLAWYDNEWGFANQMIRQILENV; from the coding sequence ATGAAAAAAATAGCCATAAACGGAATGGGGCGCATAGGAAGAGCCTCTTTGAAAATAATTTTAGATAATCCAGCATTAGACTTGGTAGCAGTTAATGATATTGCTTCCATCGAGAACATTGCCTACCTCCTAAAATATGATAGTGTTCACGGAATTTTTGAAAAAGACGTAAATGTAGAGAATGATAGTTTACTAGTAAACGGAAAAAAAATTCCTTTCTATTCTCAAAGAAATCCAGAAGACCTTCCTTGGAAAGAACTTGATGTAGATGTCGTAATAGAAAGTACAGGCTTTTTTACTAAAGAAGAAGACGCTCAAAAACACGTAGATGCAGGAGCTAAAGTCGTTGTAATTTCGGGACCTACCGCAAGTGGCGGCGTTCCAACGGTTATACACGGTGTAAATACTAAAGATGGAAAGAACACAATATTTTCTTGTGCAAGCTGTACCACAAACAATATAAGTCCTGTTATTGAGATTTTGGGCAGAAGAATAGGTATCGCAAAAGCGATAATGACCACAGTACACGCAAACACATCTTCTAATAGCACAGTAGATGCACCCTCTAAAAAAACAAGAATGGGAAGGTCTGGAATGAATAATTTAATTCCCACCTCAACAGGTGCAGCCACAGCAACCACTAAGTCGTTACCAGAGTATGCAGGTAAATTTGACGGTATGGCAATTAGAGTTCCAGTAGCAATTGGGTCGGTTTCAGATATTACACTAGTAACAACTAGAAAGACCTCTAAAGAAGAACTCAATCAAATATTTACAGAAGAGGCTTCAACTGCTCGCTATAAAAATGTAATAAGAGTGACTAATGACCCTATTGTTTCAAGTGACATAGTTAAAGACCCACACGCCGCAGTTATTGATTTAGAAATGACAAAGGTTGTGGATGGAGATTTGGTAAAAGTATTGGCGTGGTATGACAATGAATGGGGCTTTGCTAATCAAATGATTAGACAAATATTAGAAAATGTATAA
- a CDS encoding alpha/beta fold hydrolase, which produces MKKFITLKLLLVLFIVACQQNVEEKSDTTTVTTTQTALKEQTTKFKSIDINGVNIAYREAGNPDNPTIVLLHGFPSSSQQYRKVLNELSDEFYLIAPDYPGFGNSDFPSPDEYQYTFDNLAKTIDAFLEKKALNSYALMIQDFGAPVGFRIATAHPERITAIINQNGNAYEEGLGKAWKDIRVLWANRTLETEKAILPAFSLEGLKWQYTHGTRNIENVNPDNWQLDYLRLSRPNAHNAALDLLYDYQNNLTLYPTWQQYLRDNQPPLLVVWGKNDEFFPESGAAAFKKDVKNIDYNIFNTGHFALEEDGAEIISKMRAFMKTINQ; this is translated from the coding sequence ATGAAAAAATTTATAACACTTAAATTACTGCTGGTCCTATTCATCGTAGCGTGTCAACAGAACGTAGAAGAAAAAAGCGATACCACTACCGTAACGACAACACAGACTGCATTAAAAGAGCAGACTACTAAATTTAAAAGCATCGATATTAATGGAGTGAATATCGCTTATCGAGAAGCTGGAAACCCAGATAACCCAACTATCGTTTTACTACACGGTTTTCCTTCATCTTCACAACAATATCGCAAGGTTTTAAACGAGTTATCTGATGAATTTTATCTCATAGCACCAGATTACCCAGGATTCGGGAATAGTGATTTCCCTTCTCCAGATGAGTATCAATACACCTTTGACAATTTAGCAAAGACCATAGACGCCTTTCTTGAAAAGAAAGCACTTAACTCTTATGCCTTAATGATTCAAGACTTTGGCGCTCCTGTAGGTTTTAGGATTGCAACTGCCCACCCAGAACGCATTACGGCAATCATTAATCAAAATGGAAATGCGTATGAAGAAGGGCTTGGAAAAGCTTGGAAAGATATAAGAGTACTATGGGCAAATAGAACTCTCGAGACTGAAAAAGCTATACTACCTGCATTCTCATTAGAGGGATTAAAGTGGCAATATACACACGGGACTAGAAATATTGAAAATGTGAATCCAGATAACTGGCAACTTGACTATTTAAGATTATCACGACCTAATGCTCATAATGCCGCTTTAGATTTATTGTATGATTACCAGAATAATTTAACACTATACCCGACGTGGCAACAATATTTAAGAGATAATCAACCACCGCTTTTAGTGGTTTGGGGTAAAAATGATGAGTTTTTTCCTGAGAGTGGTGCTGCGGCATTTAAAAAGGACGTAAAAAATATTGATTACAACATCTTTAACACAGGACACTTTGCACTAGAGGAAGATGGCGCCGAAATCATTTCAAAAATGAGGGCATTTATGAAAACAATTAACCAATAG
- a CDS encoding nuclear transport factor 2 family protein has translation METKHPLPPFNTETAKQKVQLAEDAWNSKDPVKISMAYSIDTEWRNRNQFINGRQEVQEFLKDKWQNELEYKLKKELWAFLDNRIAVRFEYEYRNKDGQWFRAYGNENWEFDENGLMQKRYASINDLQIKETDRKL, from the coding sequence ATGGAAACAAAACATCCTTTACCGCCATTTAATACTGAAACAGCAAAACAGAAGGTACAACTGGCAGAAGACGCTTGGAACAGTAAAGACCCGGTAAAAATTTCAATGGCTTATTCCATCGATACGGAATGGCGCAATAGAAATCAATTTATTAATGGGCGTCAAGAAGTACAAGAATTTCTAAAAGACAAATGGCAAAATGAATTAGAATATAAACTCAAAAAAGAACTATGGGCTTTTCTTGACAATAGAATTGCTGTAAGGTTTGAGTACGAGTACAGAAACAAAGATGGTCAGTGGTTCCGTGCTTACGGCAATGAGAATTGGGAGTTTGATGAAAACGGTTTGATGCAAAAACGTTATGCGAGCATTAATGATCTACAAATAAAAGAAACTGATAGGAAACTATAG
- a CDS encoding carboxymuconolactone decarboxylase family protein, whose protein sequence is MKRLQALNPETTTGKSKELFNGVQSKLGMVPNMMRTMGNSPAVLEGYLNLSGALAKASIGAKMGELIALTVSQENNCDYCLSAHTFIGENLVKIDSTSLQSARTAESSNEKVQTGLVFAKKLVTTGGRVSDEDVQMVKDAGYTEGEIGEIIAHVALNVFTNYFNNTANTVIDFPVVAKI, encoded by the coding sequence ATGAAACGATTACAAGCTTTAAATCCAGAAACAACAACTGGTAAATCAAAAGAATTATTTAACGGAGTTCAATCAAAGTTGGGTATGGTGCCAAATATGATGAGAACTATGGGTAATTCACCTGCTGTATTAGAAGGTTACTTAAACTTAAGTGGTGCATTAGCTAAAGCAAGTATTGGTGCAAAAATGGGCGAATTAATAGCCCTAACAGTATCGCAAGAGAATAATTGTGATTATTGCCTATCTGCACACACTTTTATTGGAGAAAATTTAGTAAAAATAGATTCAACTTCTTTACAATCGGCAAGAACAGCTGAGAGTTCTAATGAGAAGGTCCAAACAGGTTTGGTGTTTGCAAAAAAACTGGTAACTACAGGAGGAAGAGTATCTGATGAAGATGTACAAATGGTAAAAGATGCAGGTTACACAGAAGGAGAAATTGGAGAAATTATAGCTCACGTAGCCTTAAACGTATTTACTAACTATTTTAATAATACAGCCAACACAGTAATAGATTTTCCTGTAGTAGCTAAAATATAA
- a CDS encoding TetR/AcrR family transcriptional regulator — MRPQKVLDNDIYSALTKVFRAKGFEGASLNEIADATGLKKASLYHRFPEGKKQMAEAVFNYIDEWVEIKIFGALINNTLTPDQRLNQSINNIKELYNDGEESCIFRTLSMKVGLELFGSRIKNGMEQWIHHFMELGLAFGQSKEEAKSNAVQNLIDIQGSLIVSEGLKDLSIFENTLRIIKNRYSKE, encoded by the coding sequence ATGAGACCACAAAAAGTTTTAGATAACGATATTTATTCTGCTTTGACCAAAGTGTTCAGAGCAAAAGGATTTGAAGGTGCAAGCCTTAATGAAATAGCTGATGCTACAGGGTTAAAAAAAGCTAGTTTGTATCACAGATTTCCAGAGGGCAAAAAACAAATGGCAGAAGCTGTATTCAACTATATAGATGAATGGGTAGAAATAAAAATATTCGGAGCCTTAATAAACAACACGCTCACTCCTGATCAAAGATTAAACCAAAGTATAAATAATATTAAAGAGTTATATAATGACGGTGAAGAATCCTGTATTTTTAGAACATTATCTATGAAAGTAGGTCTTGAATTATTTGGAAGTCGCATTAAAAATGGTATGGAACAATGGATTCATCATTTCATGGAACTTGGATTAGCTTTTGGACAATCTAAAGAAGAGGCAAAAAGCAATGCCGTACAAAATTTGATTGATATTCAAGGAAGTCTAATCGTCTCTGAAGGACTTAAAGATTTGAGTATTTTTGAAAACACATTACGCATAATTAAAAATCGATATAGTAAGGAATAA